Within Telopea speciosissima isolate NSW1024214 ecotype Mountain lineage chromosome 8, Tspe_v1, whole genome shotgun sequence, the genomic segment GTGCAAGAGCAGTCTAATCTAATGAAAATTTAGTTGAGTAAAGTTTCTGTTTGACACATCTCTTCTTATACTGTGACGACTGTGTATATTGGTAGACAGTTTTACTTCTCTTCGTAGCTTAAGTAACAAGGAGCAGACGGGATCTTGATTATCAAAGAAATTTATGACTCATGAAGGTCAGTCATCTGTGAAGAGCTGATTGGAggcaaggatctatgtagctgaccccatttagttgggataagtctgagttgttggtgttgttgttgttgttgttaaaaGCCAGTCATCTGTGAGGCTCAACCTTGCGGCAATTCTTTATCACTGTGGCCTACCTTACCACCCACTATGATTTGAAGACTAGACTGATCAATTACATTTATTAGTTTAGGTGATCTATGTCTTCTGGTGCCACATACTGTATATTTGCAGCTTGAAGGGGACTTTATTGGGCAAATTTGACCTGAGAATTGTATGACTGCTTGTATGTTCATGAAACTGCAACCGTAGGAACAGTCCTTGTGACTGTGTGCCAGGTGCATCTGCCATCTAGACAGTGTTTGGCTTTAATGAACTTTACTGTATGACAACCACTGGGTAGGTCAGTTCAGTAACATGTGTGTTTCATGTCAAAGATTGAGTTGTGCATTCTGCTGGGTGCAGGACCTCGTAAACTCATTTGAGTTTTTACTTCTGTGGTCAGAGTTGGCAGATGCAGGCTTACAAAGGGAGATGAAATGAAATGGGTCTGATAAGAAGTAATGTGAACATCCAATTGAAGGGGATCTGTTGGATAACGTGTGAGATGGGTCTTCGGTTGTCAAAAGCCTTCGCTTTCCTTTATGAAATGCAATTTTTACACACTATAGGATTTTGAAGCACTGGAAATTAAAGTTTAAACAAGGTATAAAATTGTGGgcaatttaaaataaatctcTTGAGTCTTGGAGATAGAACCTACAGAGATCTTTATTTTGTACCCTGGAACATTAGGTCCTGGCTTCTTATTGGGAGAATAGAGGAATTTGCTCaaaatttaagtgaagtgttgtCTATTCCTTGGCTTGATTTGCGGAATCAAATGTTTTTACAGTGGCCTATGATTCTGTTTCCGGATCCTATCTTTTTTAATATAGTTCTATATCTGTTTTGTTGATGGACTGTGCAAGACTAAAATGCTGTCAACCATTCTCTCAAGGATGGACGAACCCTATGTTATGGCTTCTTGATGTAGGTTAATCACATAAGTGGGCTTATTTAAGTGGAAATAAACCTTGGGTTGGGTtctacatgttgggcctttggtgcAATGGGTTTTTATTGTAATTGGACGCTGTAATGGGCCTAAGCACTCAGCACTTAGAAATACGAGATTAGTCAAGTAGGATTAGTTTAGTGTCTTTTTATGTTAGAAATTAGCTAAGTCCAAGTCTATGTTCTGTTTTAAGAGTCTTAGTTTGAGTAGGAGTGTCAAATACTAGTTTGTTTTGACTATTCCAAGTAGTAATTTGAATTCCCAAGTCAAAATATCTATCTGTCTCTGGTTCGCAGGTCAGACATTATCTATCTCTGTTCACTGCAGTTTCTCTATTTTCACTCAATgttctgtttttgttcttctttataTATCTCTCTGGTTGCTGATCTAAAATCTGGAATATAAGTTTCTGATATCCTATTCTGAAGTTCAATTGCTGCTTCTTAAGAATTCTGATTGATTCTTAGAGTACTAGATTTGCTACCTGAAATCCTAGTAGAACTAGGATTCCTCTGGAACTCATTATTCTGCTATCAGATTTAGCTCAAACTTTGCAGACTGAATCGGTTGATAGTATAGGGTATTTTGATTAGAGTTTGATACCATTGTGAGATTTCTGTGTTCTATATAATGTTTCTCTTGCTTGAATCTGATTGTTCTAAGATACTGCTGTGAACTAGTTTCTGCTAAATTATTCTGGCATAGAGACTTGTTTACATTACTTCTTTTGCATTTACTGATCCGAAATTTGTCTTGCCCCTCTTTGTTTTGCAGGTCAGCAACTCAACATGGTTTATAAAAGACCATTTGGTGATGAAGAGCCCTATGAACTTTCTTTTAAGCACCCAAGGCAATTGGATTACAGTAACCAATTGGGCTCGATTGTTGAAGCCGTTCCCAGTGGTGACGTCCCTCAGAAGCCTCAAGCTTCGGGTAAGAAATAGGTGCTTCTGTCTGTTTTCTATTTCCATTACTTGTTCCATATACTTTGGGTACAGGCAGTGGGATTGTGCCACCACCAGTCAttgagtttctctctctctctctctctcacctagGCCTGGCTCTACCAGTGATCTCTTTAGTGCAATGGCCAGATTATTATTTAAGAATCCAAATGATTGTGTTTGATTAATTGTTTAGTGCCTGAGGACTCATGTTCGTGGGAGAGGATCTCCATATGGGAACAATGAATGGTGGCTTATGCTAGTTTAGACAGTTGGGGGTCTTGAGTCCTGACTGACTGGCATAGTCTGTTTTAGTTATTTGCCTGTAAAATTGGCCTACTCACTGACCTGATTTTGACATAAAGTTGGTGAAGGTGAAGGTGAATTCAGTAAAGCTCAAGGTGATGAGAGGATTGTACAAAACACTATTACTGAACTGACTACGTGGGTCTATAAGGAGTTTGGGACAACTGCTCCTCTCAGTGTCTCTAGCTTGTCATGGGTCACCAGCAGTACAAGTGAAGAAGATTCCAGGTCAGAGACTGCAGCCAGGGTATCATTCTCCCCAGATTTCTCTGAACCGAACTATGCTGCAAGGGTGGTTGTTCAGTCTGATGAGATTTACTCATCGCTTTTGGATTATCCTCCTCGAAAACCAGTTCCTGTTGGACCTGATCATCAAGCTGATGTTCCTGCATGGGGCATCCGGGGTGTTAAGAAAGCTTCTAGTTATTTAGATGCATCTGATCCAATTTCCTTGAAACAGTCTTCAAGTTCAGACACATTGATTGATGATGACAATCGGGAGAAGCTGATGGGGACTTGTGTCATTCCAATGCACGATTCAGAACCATCTTACAGTGGTAACGAATATGGATGTGGCCGAATTGACTGCACCTGCCCCGATGGTGGTTCCATCAGGTGTGTGAGACaacatgtcaaagaagtaaggGAGAGGCTTAGAGGAACTCTTGGCCAGGAGAGTTTTGTGGAGTTGGGATTCTGTGACATGGGAGAAGATGTAGCCCAGAGATGGAGTGAAGAGGAGGAACGGGTTTTCCACCAGGTTGTGTTCTCCAATCCTGTATCTTTGGGCAAGAACTTCTGGGAACATCTCTCAGTAGTCTTTCCTTCTCGTACACGAAAGGACCTTGTCAGCTATTATTTTAATGTCTTTATGCTACGGAAGCGAGCCGAGCAGAACAGGACCACCCCACTGAACATTGACAGTGACAATGATGAGTGGCAGGAAAGTGATGATGGTGAGGAGTTTGGAATAACGGAGGATTACGAGGACTCTGTGGTGGAGTCACTAGTTGATCAAGAGGATCCTGGTTATAACCCGGAGGACCATGAAGAGGATTTCAACGAGGATGAGGAGGTTGGAGAAGATATTTATGATAATGATGATTATTGTAATGTCAAGAGTGATAGGGGTGGTGCTGGCGAAGAGGATGAGGGAGGTGTGGAGAATGTTTCAGAAACATGTATTGAGAAATCACCTGCTGGTTGCAGCTTCAATCCTGTGGTTAAGCTTGGTGTTACACACCCACAGGatgttggagaagatcatgattTCCAAGATGACTCTTGTACATCCTACGAATGTCAACACAATGGGGATGCAGGGATCATAATGGAAGATAGTCGAGCTGAGAGTGGTAGTAACAAGGGCTTGCAAGGCACTTACGATTGTTTAATTAGGGGAATCGAACATGGGTATGGTTTGGAGCCTTGTGATGCTAAAGTTTGGGATGTTGGATATCTCACTGGTCCAAAAAATGTTGATTTCTTGCCGACAAGCAATATGATTGAAGAGGTATTCGGGGAGGAAGCTTACAAAGGCACAGATTGCAAGAGCATCAGCTAGCTTAGCTTTGTGGTTGCTTTGTGCttccttagcattcaaggtggCTTTTGGTAAAGCAGTGGGTATCTTTCCCTattgtgatatatacatatgtagGGGGGAAGAGAATCATGGTCTATTGTAGTCCTTTGGGGTCCATATCAGAATTCTTTTCTGTTAGATTGTggaatccaatttttgttttgtacattCGCATTGTGGAAAATGGAAGAGTTCGTTGCCTTCACTGTAAAATAGTGGTTTAGAAGGTGATTGGTTTCATAATGTGTGTTTTTAAGGTGGTTTCTTGGAATCTTACTGTTTGTTCTGGATTGCACAGCCTCTTTATCACCCCACCTTCAAAAGGGCTAAAACGCCCACACTGTGAGTCTCTTTTATAAGGGTCCACTTTCTTAGGAAGCGAATATATATTGATTCATAATTTGACTTACGGGAGAGacctgggttttttttttttaatgtaaccGTGTTTCACTTTTGTCAATGGAAGCTCAATTATAAGAAAATTCTTtcgttttttattattatttatttttgcctCATTTGGTGTATCTATTTGTTAGTGATCAGACATTCAGATGCCAATGATTTCTCTTATCTTTCAAATAGGTTCCTAGATTTTGTGGCTTCAATATATGTATGATTCATAATGAGTGCAGTTGATGCCCACAGTGTTTTTATTTCCCTTAGCACCGGCTGACTGATCTTCTCTATTCTAGCCGGCTTAGGTAGATGGTGAGCTATACTTAATTAACTTCCCTTGAATTTTGCCTAAGAACAAACGTAATATGATAGTTAATGAAACAGTTGATATCATAAAACAGTCTCATGGCGAAGTATTGTTGGCGTCAACCGAattcattatcaaaaaaaaaaaactgtactTCTGAATCAGTCTAGGCTTCTATGGAGTTGCGACCCAACAACAATGCTGTTTTTGATCGCTTGGAGAAGTCCCTTAGCTTTTGTTTCAACTATACACTTGTGCAACACTACAACTCATACAGACAGCTATAAACTTATTTGGGTAAAGAACTATCGATGCTTAACTTGCTTTCTCGGTGGCTTGATCAAAACTTCCATCCGAGATGGTCAAATGATATGCATTCTCAGAATGTGTTTTGGGTTTAGAATGCCTTCTGAAATGATTGAAAcattgtttggtatgcattctcattcTAAATACTTAGAATGAGGTCAAGAATGGGCCTTGTTCTGGAATGCACCAAAGTCTCATTCCATGTTCTCGTTCCTGCGAGATCGTGCATTCAAATATTGAAGACTGaacctgctcctcctcctctgttGTGCTCTAGATACGGGAGTCATCGTTGAATCAGATGAGGAAGAGACCTACGCGGATCAAAGATTTTGGGCTTGTGATCCCGAGCAGGAGCAGGTTGGGGAAACATTGATTTTAGAGGGAGAAGGTAATTTCTGTTGTTGAATTTGTGATATTTGCCCGAAAAGGAAGCAGAAACTCAACTTGAAGTGGAAGAGACAATGTTGGAGAGGTTAAGAAACTCAGACATG encodes:
- the LOC122671454 gene encoding uncharacterized protein LOC122671454 isoform X1, which gives rise to MVYKRPFGDEEPYELSFKHPRQLDYSNQLGSIVEAVPSGDVPQKPQASVGEGEGEFSKAQGDERIVQNTITELTTWVYKEFGTTAPLSVSSLSWVTSSTSEEDSRSETAARVSFSPDFSEPNYAARVVVQSDEIYSSLLDYPPRKPVPVGPDHQADVPAWGIRGVKKASSYLDASDPISLKQSSSSDTLIDDDNREKLMGTCVIPMHDSEPSYSGNEYGCGRIDCTCPDGGSIRCVRQHVKEVRERLRGTLGQESFVELGFCDMGEDVAQRWSEEEERVFHQVVFSNPVSLGKNFWEHLSVVFPSRTRKDLVSYYFNVFMLRKRAEQNRTTPLNIDSDNDEWQESDDGEEFGITEDYEDSVVESLVDQEDPGYNPEDHEEDFNEDEEVGEDIYDNDDYCNVKSDRGGAGEEDEGGVENVSETCIEKSPAGCSFNPVVKLGVTHPQDVGEDHDFQDDSCTSYECQHNGDAGIIMEDSRAESGSNKGLQGTYDCLIRGIEHGYGLEPCDAKVWDVGYLTGPKNVDFLPTSNMIEEVFGEEAYKGTDCKSIS
- the LOC122671454 gene encoding uncharacterized protein LOC122671454 isoform X2; its protein translation is MVYKRPFGDEEPYELSFKHPRQLDYSNQLGSIVEAVPSGDVPQKPQASGEGEFSKAQGDERIVQNTITELTTWVYKEFGTTAPLSVSSLSWVTSSTSEEDSRSETAARVSFSPDFSEPNYAARVVVQSDEIYSSLLDYPPRKPVPVGPDHQADVPAWGIRGVKKASSYLDASDPISLKQSSSSDTLIDDDNREKLMGTCVIPMHDSEPSYSGNEYGCGRIDCTCPDGGSIRCVRQHVKEVRERLRGTLGQESFVELGFCDMGEDVAQRWSEEEERVFHQVVFSNPVSLGKNFWEHLSVVFPSRTRKDLVSYYFNVFMLRKRAEQNRTTPLNIDSDNDEWQESDDGEEFGITEDYEDSVVESLVDQEDPGYNPEDHEEDFNEDEEVGEDIYDNDDYCNVKSDRGGAGEEDEGGVENVSETCIEKSPAGCSFNPVVKLGVTHPQDVGEDHDFQDDSCTSYECQHNGDAGIIMEDSRAESGSNKGLQGTYDCLIRGIEHGYGLEPCDAKVWDVGYLTGPKNVDFLPTSNMIEEVFGEEAYKGTDCKSIS